The Spirosoma radiotolerans genome has a window encoding:
- a CDS encoding efflux RND transporter periplasmic adaptor subunit — MKKTLIPLLIGLGLAACGHKNEETNKVPTSNADSSSSYLTDSVRLMNPEDELTLNGTVTFDQDNVVRVFPLVSGNVEKTTASLGAYVQKGQDLALIRSGDISTYTNDYQSDKSDLEVAQQQLKNVSAQYKSGFASETDFLTAKNNVKKAQDELSKSANILRIYGGSTAGTGQPFFSVKAPISGYIVEKNVNAGQDLRADNQNPLYTISSLQQIWVMANVYEQDIPEIKQGQPVDLQVLAYPDKTFRGVIGNVSSVLDEQARVLKVRIVLDNKDGLLKPDMFATIHVHLPNTSAGKAGESLAVPQKAVVFDRDHYYVIVQTGKDKYEVREVNVMKNTTRFAFVKGGNLKPGDTIVTEGSLLLYNDLTD; from the coding sequence ATGAAAAAGACGTTGATACCCCTGCTGATTGGACTGGGGCTGGCTGCCTGTGGCCATAAAAACGAAGAGACGAATAAAGTACCAACGTCTAATGCCGATTCGAGCAGTAGTTATCTGACTGACTCGGTCCGGCTGATGAATCCTGAAGATGAACTGACCCTGAACGGGACTGTTACCTTCGATCAGGATAATGTGGTGCGGGTGTTTCCGCTGGTCAGTGGAAATGTGGAGAAAACTACGGCCTCCTTGGGGGCCTATGTCCAGAAAGGCCAGGACCTGGCGCTGATCCGTTCGGGGGACATTTCGACGTATACGAACGACTACCAATCGGACAAGTCAGATCTGGAAGTTGCCCAGCAGCAGCTAAAAAATGTATCGGCGCAGTATAAATCGGGCTTCGCTTCAGAAACCGACTTCTTAACCGCCAAAAACAATGTGAAAAAAGCGCAGGACGAACTGAGTAAATCCGCCAATATTCTGCGCATCTACGGCGGGAGTACGGCCGGAACTGGACAACCTTTTTTCTCAGTGAAAGCGCCCATTTCAGGCTATATCGTGGAGAAAAACGTAAATGCCGGTCAGGATTTGCGGGCCGACAATCAGAATCCGCTCTATACCATATCAAGTCTTCAGCAGATTTGGGTGATGGCCAATGTATACGAACAGGATATTCCCGAAATTAAACAGGGACAACCCGTTGATCTGCAGGTGCTGGCTTATCCCGATAAAACCTTCCGGGGCGTCATCGGCAACGTCAGTAGCGTACTCGATGAGCAGGCACGCGTGCTGAAGGTGCGTATTGTGCTGGACAATAAAGACGGGTTACTCAAGCCCGACATGTTTGCCACCATTCACGTGCATCTGCCAAACACCAGTGCGGGTAAAGCCGGAGAATCATTGGCTGTTCCGCAAAAAGCCGTTGTCTTCGACCGCGACCATTATTACGTGATCGTTCAGACCGGAAAAGATAAGTACGAAGTCCGCGAAGTCAATGTGATGAAAAATACGACGCGCTTTGCCTTCGTGAAGGGCGGTAATCTGAAGCCGGGTGATACCATCGTGACGGAAGGTAGTTTGCTGTTATACAACGATTTAACGGACTAA
- a CDS encoding sterol desaturase family protein, which produces MRDLIQYAIPGFVLLLVVEVIVTAIQHKDYYETKDTASSLSMGIGNVIVGFVGKALVFGTYSLVYQLRLFTVDMTQGWAWVVLFFADDFSYYWFHRISHSSRYFWASHVVHHSSMKYNLGTALRQTWTGNLSGAFIFWIWLPLIGFSPVAIMTMQSISLLYQFWIHTEHINKFPAPIEFIFNTPSHHRVHHGSDLDYLDKNHAGVLIIWDRLFGTFALEKKRPTYGLTANIHTHNPVRIAFHEWAAIGQDIRKAPSLKIALGYIFGPPGWSHDGSRKTTRQLRTEQVTVSEPASHV; this is translated from the coding sequence ATGAGAGATCTAATTCAATACGCTATTCCTGGCTTTGTCCTGTTGCTCGTTGTGGAAGTAATTGTAACGGCCATTCAGCACAAAGATTATTACGAGACAAAAGACACGGCCAGTAGCCTAAGCATGGGTATTGGCAACGTTATTGTCGGTTTTGTAGGGAAAGCGCTTGTCTTCGGCACCTATTCGCTGGTTTATCAACTCAGACTATTTACGGTAGACATGACGCAGGGATGGGCTTGGGTGGTGCTGTTCTTTGCCGACGATTTTAGTTATTACTGGTTTCACCGGATCAGCCACAGCAGTCGGTATTTCTGGGCGTCGCACGTAGTGCACCACTCGTCCATGAAGTATAATTTGGGTACGGCCCTGCGCCAAACCTGGACGGGTAATCTATCGGGGGCCTTCATTTTTTGGATCTGGTTACCGCTGATTGGTTTTTCGCCGGTAGCCATCATGACCATGCAGTCCATTAGTCTGTTGTATCAATTCTGGATTCATACCGAGCACATCAACAAGTTTCCCGCCCCTATCGAATTTATCTTCAATACGCCTTCGCACCACCGGGTGCATCACGGTTCAGATCTGGATTATTTAGATAAAAATCATGCGGGGGTACTCATTATCTGGGATCGGCTATTTGGCACCTTTGCGCTTGAAAAGAAACGACCTACCTATGGCCTTACGGCTAACATACACACGCACAACCCAGTGCGCATTGCGTTTCACGAGTGGGCCGCTATTGGGCAGGATATTCGCAAAGCGCCATCGCTAAAGATAGCTTTGGGCTACATTTTCGGACCACCGGGCTGGAGCCACGATGGTTCCCGGAAAACAACCCGACAACTTCGGACGGAACAAGTAACCGTTTCAGAACCGGCCTCGCACGTTTAG
- a CDS encoding ThuA domain-containing protein — MFLFVKKASRAVLFVLFFVGSIQTATSKTPTFKVIAFYTAKNDKAHISYVHEANKWFARMATKHNFTYDSTTNWTNLTTEFLAHYQVVLFLDTRPEAPEQRKAFEQYMANGGAWMGFHFAAFALTPSAYPQNWDWYHNEFLGSGSYASNTWHPTSAILRVEDRNHPATKHLPVTFKSSPNEWYRWTNDLRTNPAIKILLSIDPTSFPLGTGPKPHEIWHSGYYPVVWTNKNYRMLYVNMGHNDIDYDHKTDKELSFTFGNKVQDKLILDGLLWLGSGKK; from the coding sequence ATGTTTCTGTTCGTAAAAAAAGCCTCCAGAGCTGTCCTGTTCGTTCTCTTTTTCGTTGGTTCTATCCAGACGGCCACCAGCAAGACCCCAACGTTTAAAGTCATCGCCTTTTACACCGCCAAAAACGATAAAGCTCATATCAGCTACGTACACGAGGCCAACAAATGGTTTGCCCGCATGGCTACTAAACACAACTTCACGTACGACTCGACAACAAACTGGACTAATCTTACGACTGAATTCCTAGCACACTACCAGGTTGTTCTCTTCTTGGATACGCGTCCGGAAGCGCCTGAGCAGCGTAAGGCCTTCGAACAATACATGGCTAATGGGGGTGCCTGGATGGGGTTTCACTTCGCGGCCTTTGCCCTAACCCCGTCGGCCTACCCACAAAACTGGGATTGGTATCATAACGAGTTTCTCGGTTCGGGTTCCTATGCCAGTAACACCTGGCACCCTACATCCGCTATTCTGCGGGTAGAAGATCGGAACCATCCAGCCACGAAGCACTTACCCGTTACCTTCAAATCGTCACCCAATGAATGGTACCGATGGACCAATGATCTGCGTACCAACCCAGCTATCAAAATTCTGCTATCAATTGACCCAACCAGTTTTCCACTGGGCACGGGTCCAAAGCCCCACGAAATATGGCATAGCGGCTATTATCCGGTGGTCTGGACGAACAAAAATTACCGAATGTTATACGTGAACATGGGCCATAACGACATTGATTATGACCATAAAACAGACAAAGAGTTGTCGTTCACCTTCGGCAATAAAGTCCAGGATAAGCTGATTCTTGACGGGCTTCTGTGGCTGGGTAGTGGCAAAAAGTAA
- a CDS encoding response regulator transcription factor: protein MKILLIQSDASYLEFLYRTLAERQYTLEIASDGYTGLAMGLHARFDLIVLDSELPRMDGLDVIRRLRQENDSTPVLLLSNSNESADKAKGLYAGADDYMVRPCDSDELLARIYALHRRRTGGFNAPSILSIDNLELNVAEKVAYRANQRIKLTAREFQLLEFLIKNAGRVVTKAQILEKVWDNTPISSTNKVEVYINFLRKKIDRDFDHKLIHTAMGVGYLLRAAN, encoded by the coding sequence ATGAAAATTCTCCTTATTCAAAGTGACGCCAGTTACCTTGAGTTTCTATATCGAACCCTGGCCGAACGCCAGTATACACTCGAAATAGCTTCAGATGGATACACCGGACTTGCGATGGGCCTTCATGCCCGTTTTGACCTGATTGTCCTTGACTCAGAGCTACCGCGAATGGATGGGCTGGATGTTATTCGGCGACTCAGGCAGGAGAATGACTCAACACCTGTGCTCCTGCTGTCTAATTCAAATGAATCGGCCGATAAAGCGAAAGGGCTCTATGCCGGAGCCGATGATTACATGGTGAGGCCCTGCGACTCCGATGAGCTGCTGGCCCGTATTTATGCACTCCACCGACGACGGACAGGTGGCTTTAATGCGCCTTCTATCCTGAGTATCGACAACCTCGAACTCAACGTTGCCGAAAAAGTAGCCTACCGCGCCAATCAACGCATCAAGCTGACAGCACGGGAATTTCAACTACTCGAATTTTTAATCAAAAATGCAGGTCGGGTGGTCACGAAAGCGCAGATTCTTGAAAAAGTCTGGGACAACACACCCATTAGCAGTACCAACAAGGTAGAGGTGTATATCAACTTTTTACGAAAGAAAATTGACCGTGACTTCGACCATAAACTGATCCATACGGCTATGGGCGTAGGCTACTTACTACGGGCAGCAAACTGA
- the rho gene encoding transcription termination factor Rho: MFKKEELDMKLLSELHPIAEQFGIRNISKFNKEKLVYEIIKQQSERPGPAAEETAPAGEAPKRGRRTKAVTTPDVQPVTPVAADSPANQPVENPVALPATNDTTTTTPDTAKPRLRSRRDRDVVTQPTALAEPVTPTEAPASPVSESSASVESSATPAVEPAPAVNGSAPAEVSNETVNDPQTARQPRENRERTTSGQRTTSFGQPARNRTDSDGTSTPNDRNFRTNNGRNDRNDRNGRQDLNQQRNQRTDGTQSGPRDARPRFDANRDRTDGIRDNNQRRDQRPRTQRVVTDETGLNYGGQADEEFMTPTVITEDNAANMQTADANPTADTVAVVQPSGVPTETQDGQQPQSESSQTDQPVQHQIPQASREAQEYQNRIRRQYNQHIREFDGIIDNEGVLEIMQDGGYGFLRSADYNYLASPDDIYVSPSQIKLFGLKTGDTVRGAIRPPKEGEKYFALLRVSTVNGKTTEEIRDRIPFEYLTPLFPEEQLHLSNRPENYSSRVLDLFAPIGKGQRGMIVAQPKTGKTVLLKEIANAITKNHPEVYLIVLLIDERPEEVTDMARSVNAEVISSTFDEQADRHVKVSSMVLEKAKRMVECGHDVVILLDSITRLARAYNTVVPSSGKILSGGVDANALHRPKRFFGAARNVENGGSLTIIATALIDTGSKMDEVIFEEFKGTGNMELQLDRKLANKRVYPAIDVMASGTRREDLLLDKETLQRVWILRKHMADMNAMEGMDFLLGHMKGTRSNEEFLISMNR, translated from the coding sequence ATGTTCAAGAAAGAAGAATTAGACATGAAGCTTCTCTCGGAGCTTCACCCCATTGCCGAGCAATTCGGGATTCGTAACATTAGCAAATTCAATAAGGAAAAACTAGTTTACGAAATTATAAAGCAGCAATCCGAGCGCCCAGGCCCGGCTGCCGAAGAAACAGCCCCCGCCGGGGAAGCCCCCAAGCGCGGACGTCGTACCAAGGCGGTTACTACCCCTGACGTACAACCCGTTACTCCAGTAGCAGCCGATAGTCCTGCTAACCAACCCGTAGAAAATCCGGTAGCGCTACCTGCTACTAACGATACAACCACCACAACTCCAGATACGGCGAAACCTCGTTTACGCAGCCGCCGGGATCGGGACGTTGTTACGCAACCAACAGCCTTAGCTGAACCAGTAACGCCGACAGAAGCACCTGCTTCTCCAGTGAGCGAAAGTTCTGCCTCGGTTGAAAGCAGCGCCACACCAGCGGTCGAGCCAGCACCAGCAGTCAACGGGAGCGCACCAGCCGAAGTAAGTAATGAGACTGTAAATGACCCGCAAACCGCACGTCAGCCGCGCGAAAACCGCGAACGGACGACATCAGGCCAGCGGACTACTTCCTTCGGTCAACCCGCCCGAAATCGTACGGACAGCGATGGCACGTCGACACCAAACGACCGTAATTTCCGGACAAACAATGGCCGTAATGATCGGAACGACCGCAATGGTCGGCAGGATTTAAATCAACAGCGGAACCAGCGTACGGATGGTACACAATCCGGTCCACGGGACGCACGTCCACGGTTTGATGCCAACCGCGACCGTACGGATGGCATACGCGACAACAACCAGCGTCGGGATCAGCGGCCACGTACCCAGCGCGTTGTAACGGATGAGACCGGACTGAACTATGGTGGCCAGGCCGACGAAGAGTTCATGACGCCTACCGTTATTACGGAAGATAACGCGGCCAATATGCAAACGGCCGACGCCAACCCAACCGCTGATACAGTAGCCGTGGTCCAGCCATCGGGCGTACCCACCGAAACACAGGATGGTCAACAGCCTCAATCGGAATCCAGCCAAACGGACCAACCAGTTCAGCATCAGATTCCACAAGCATCGCGGGAAGCGCAGGAATACCAGAACCGCATTCGCCGTCAGTATAACCAGCACATTCGCGAATTCGATGGCATTATCGATAACGAAGGTGTTCTGGAAATTATGCAGGACGGTGGTTATGGCTTTCTGCGCTCAGCCGACTACAATTACTTAGCCAGCCCCGATGATATTTATGTATCACCATCGCAGATCAAACTATTCGGTTTGAAAACCGGCGATACCGTGCGTGGTGCTATTCGCCCACCCAAGGAAGGCGAAAAATACTTTGCCCTGCTGCGTGTTTCGACCGTCAATGGCAAAACCACGGAGGAGATCCGTGACCGGATTCCTTTTGAATACCTCACTCCTCTTTTCCCGGAAGAACAGCTTCATTTGAGCAATCGCCCCGAAAATTATTCGTCGCGCGTGTTAGATCTGTTCGCCCCCATTGGCAAAGGTCAGCGGGGTATGATTGTAGCTCAGCCCAAAACCGGTAAGACTGTTCTGCTGAAAGAAATTGCCAACGCGATTACGAAGAACCACCCGGAGGTATATCTGATTGTGCTGCTGATTGACGAACGTCCTGAAGAAGTAACGGATATGGCCCGCAGCGTGAATGCGGAGGTTATTTCCTCAACCTTTGATGAGCAGGCTGACCGTCACGTAAAAGTGTCGAGTATGGTGCTTGAGAAGGCCAAACGGATGGTTGAATGCGGCCACGATGTGGTTATTCTGCTCGATTCGATTACCCGTCTGGCCAGGGCCTACAACACGGTTGTACCCTCTTCGGGTAAAATTCTGTCGGGTGGTGTTGATGCCAACGCCCTGCACCGGCCGAAGCGCTTCTTTGGGGCTGCCCGGAATGTGGAGAATGGTGGTTCATTGACCATCATCGCCACCGCCCTGATCGATACGGGTTCGAAAATGGACGAGGTTATCTTTGAAGAATTTAAAGGTACCGGCAACATGGAACTCCAGCTCGACCGCAAACTGGCGAACAAACGGGTTTATCCCGCTATCGACGTTATGGCATCGGGCACTCGTCGGGAAGATTTGTTGCTGGATAAAGAAACACTGCAACGAGTCTGGATTCTGCGCAAGCATATGGCCGATATGAATGCAATGGAAGGCATGGATTTCCTCCTTGGCCATATGAAAGGTACACGGAGTAATGAAGAGTTTCTCATTTCGATGAATCGATAA
- a CDS encoding TolC family protein, which produces MNRFRSFNQFALMLLVGWLGVISPLFAQRPTAAPDTIRQSLPQLEQLFLDRNFQLLAQRYQIDIADAAITQAGLRPNPNLWFQGNLYNPNTGKFLQYGPPSQADKDAGNYNSGYYAVQLQQVILLAGKRSKLIALAESNKSLARLAFKDLMRILHYQLYTTYTNLYFDLQGLRLFEDELARQQRLVESYRIALRTGGVAPYEVTRLEVAVRDLQANSANYRTQIADEQATLRVLLRQSAPTFILPTELPALRTSLPPVATAIDSALTNRPDVSLSQEQINNAERSLALEKARRTPDLTTGILFEKYGNAYNNFTGLQLAMDLPVRNRNQGAIRSAETTLKSVTGGLENQQTIVQSDVLNAFDKLNTFYDQLNTRPDGYLDRIQNISVEATKAYNARTIGLLDYLDKIRTYQQAQLNNITLLNNLYNTQQLLNFTTNTRFF; this is translated from the coding sequence ATGAATCGGTTTCGCTCATTCAATCAATTTGCTCTCATGCTGCTTGTGGGGTGGCTGGGAGTTATTTCACCTCTATTCGCTCAACGGCCAACTGCCGCGCCTGATACGATTCGGCAAAGCCTCCCTCAACTCGAACAGCTTTTTCTGGATCGTAACTTTCAGTTACTGGCCCAGCGCTATCAAATAGACATTGCCGACGCGGCTATTACGCAGGCAGGGTTACGCCCTAATCCAAACCTATGGTTTCAGGGAAACCTGTATAACCCGAACACCGGAAAATTCCTGCAATATGGCCCGCCCTCGCAGGCAGATAAAGATGCGGGAAATTACAACAGTGGCTACTATGCCGTTCAGTTGCAGCAAGTGATTTTATTGGCTGGCAAGCGGAGCAAATTAATCGCGCTGGCCGAAAGCAATAAATCGCTGGCCCGGCTGGCGTTTAAAGACCTGATGCGTATTCTGCACTATCAGCTTTATACGACCTACACGAATTTATATTTCGACTTACAGGGACTGCGATTATTTGAGGATGAACTGGCCCGCCAGCAGCGGTTAGTCGAATCGTACCGAATTGCCCTTCGGACAGGGGGTGTAGCGCCTTATGAAGTGACCCGGCTGGAGGTGGCTGTCCGGGATTTGCAGGCCAACAGTGCTAATTACCGCACACAGATTGCCGATGAACAGGCCACGTTGCGGGTGTTGCTGCGTCAGTCGGCACCGACGTTTATTCTGCCGACTGAATTGCCCGCGCTGAGAACAAGCCTGCCACCCGTGGCAACGGCTATCGACTCGGCCTTGACCAATCGCCCCGATGTGAGCCTGTCGCAGGAGCAGATCAACAATGCAGAACGGAGCCTTGCGCTGGAAAAAGCCCGCCGTACACCGGATCTGACGACGGGTATTCTGTTCGAGAAATACGGAAATGCCTACAATAACTTTACGGGACTCCAGCTAGCTATGGATTTGCCGGTCCGCAATCGGAACCAGGGGGCCATCCGGTCGGCAGAGACAACCCTGAAAAGTGTAACCGGAGGGCTCGAAAATCAGCAGACCATCGTGCAAAGCGATGTGCTGAATGCATTTGATAAGCTGAATACATTTTATGATCAGTTGAACACCCGGCCCGACGGGTATCTGGATCGGATTCAGAATATCTCAGTAGAGGCCACGAAAGCCTATAACGCCCGAACGATTGGTTTGCTGGATTATCTGGATAAGATCCGGACCTATCAACAGGCACAACTGAACAACATTACCCTGTTGAACAACCTGTATAACACGCAGCAGTTACTGAATTTCACCACCAACACACGGTTCTTTTAG
- a CDS encoding efflux RND transporter permease subunit, giving the protein MNKFIRSIITFALTNRFAVFFGIALIIVGGVVAFMNTPVETFPDVTNTNVIVITQWPGRSAEEVERFVTLPLETELNSVPRKSTLRSVSLFGLSVVTMIFEDGVDNFTAQTNVANRIASVDLPDGVSAEVEPPYGPTGEIYRFTLESKTKDITELKTLQDWVIERQIKSVPGIADVVSFGGKVKTIEVSLNPTLLANYGFTALDVDQAIQQSNINVGGDVIKQGNQALVVRGIGLLTKPDDVAGIIIDNVNGVPIKVRDVATVKEAFQPRLGIVGRDKQDDVVECIVVMRKGENPNDVIPALKAKIDELNNQILPKDVRIKTFYDRTTLNNYTLHTVGENVLTGIFLVTLILLIFLADWRTTLTVAIVIPLALLFAFICLRLKGMTANLLSIGALDFGIIIDGAVVMVEGLFVMLAHRAEQMGMMKFNRRSKLSWIAQNATELGKSIFTSKIIIITALLPIFTFQKVEGKLFSPLAWTIGFALMGSLIVSLTLIPLLCSLLLNKNVRERHNPVVSGVEKLYVPALNWAIRQPASIMAIALGSLGFSVYLFLFHIGSEFLPQLNEGSIYVRASLPYSVSLDESYAYTRKFRAIFDEFPEVRGVISQTGRPNDGTDPTGFFNNEFFVDLYPKEDWKRDISKDELVAQMQQKLARFRGVSFNFSQPISDNVEEAVSGVKGSMAIKIIGQDLNVLDKEATKVFNVMKNVPGVSDLGVFRNLGQPEFRIQLDPQKLARYNVPTDVAQSVIETAIGGKTVTQFYEGERRFDIKVRYDERFRYSPDLIENLMVPTRSGSKIPLKELADIGTRSGPAFVYRENNARFIAIKFSVRDRDLGSTIADAQQRVKQQVKLPDGFQMRWAGEFENQTRAERQLSIVVPISITIIFLILLFTFGSALDAALIILNVPFALIGGMLALWLTGINFSISAGVGFICLFGVSVQDGVILINRFKENLHNKLPISEAIREGALTRVRPVVMTALMASLGLLPAALSTGIGSETQKPLATVMIGGLMTCTVLSLLILPVTYELIHSRRARKELARKEAKTVDMPHHS; this is encoded by the coding sequence ATGAACAAGTTCATCCGCAGTATCATCACGTTCGCCCTGACAAATCGCTTTGCCGTATTTTTTGGCATAGCTCTGATCATCGTCGGGGGCGTTGTCGCCTTTATGAATACGCCCGTCGAGACGTTTCCCGACGTGACAAACACCAACGTCATTGTGATTACCCAATGGCCTGGTCGTTCGGCCGAGGAGGTTGAGCGTTTTGTTACGCTTCCGCTCGAAACCGAACTCAATTCGGTGCCCCGAAAAAGTACACTTCGCTCGGTTTCGTTGTTCGGCCTGTCAGTTGTGACGATGATCTTTGAGGATGGCGTCGATAATTTTACCGCACAGACCAACGTGGCCAACCGCATTGCCAGCGTTGACCTGCCCGACGGGGTGAGTGCCGAAGTGGAGCCACCCTATGGCCCAACGGGTGAGATTTATCGCTTCACCCTCGAAAGCAAAACAAAGGATATTACCGAGTTAAAGACACTGCAGGATTGGGTTATCGAGCGCCAGATCAAGAGTGTACCGGGCATTGCCGATGTGGTTAGCTTCGGAGGGAAAGTCAAAACGATCGAGGTGAGTCTGAATCCGACGTTGCTGGCTAATTACGGATTCACGGCTCTGGATGTGGATCAGGCCATCCAGCAAAGCAACATCAATGTGGGGGGCGATGTGATCAAGCAGGGAAATCAGGCGTTGGTGGTGCGTGGCATTGGCTTGCTGACCAAACCCGACGATGTGGCGGGTATTATCATCGACAACGTAAATGGCGTACCCATCAAGGTGCGCGATGTTGCTACCGTAAAAGAAGCCTTTCAGCCCCGGCTGGGTATTGTTGGACGCGATAAGCAGGACGACGTTGTGGAGTGTATTGTTGTGATGCGCAAGGGCGAGAATCCCAACGACGTCATTCCAGCTCTAAAAGCGAAAATCGACGAGCTGAACAACCAGATACTGCCCAAGGATGTTCGAATCAAAACGTTCTACGACCGCACGACGCTGAATAATTATACCCTGCATACGGTGGGCGAAAATGTGCTGACGGGTATTTTTCTGGTAACACTTATTCTGTTGATTTTCCTGGCGGACTGGCGGACAACCCTCACGGTTGCCATTGTGATTCCGCTGGCGCTCTTATTTGCCTTTATCTGCCTGCGGCTAAAGGGAATGACGGCGAACCTGCTGAGTATCGGGGCACTGGATTTCGGTATCATCATCGATGGAGCCGTTGTGATGGTGGAGGGTTTGTTTGTCATGCTGGCGCATCGGGCCGAGCAAATGGGCATGATGAAGTTCAATCGCCGGTCCAAACTAAGCTGGATTGCCCAGAATGCGACCGAGCTGGGTAAGTCGATCTTTACCTCAAAAATTATTATTATCACGGCCTTATTGCCCATTTTTACGTTCCAGAAAGTGGAAGGGAAACTGTTTAGCCCCCTCGCCTGGACCATCGGTTTTGCCTTAATGGGGTCGCTGATTGTGAGCCTCACACTGATTCCGCTTTTGTGCAGTTTATTGCTGAATAAGAACGTCCGTGAGCGGCATAATCCGGTGGTGTCCGGTGTCGAGAAACTATATGTACCTGCGCTGAACTGGGCCATTCGGCAACCAGCGTCCATCATGGCCATTGCACTGGGTTCATTGGGCTTTTCGGTTTATCTGTTCCTGTTCCACATTGGATCGGAGTTTCTACCGCAGTTGAACGAGGGGTCCATTTATGTCCGGGCCAGCCTGCCCTATTCGGTGTCGCTGGATGAGAGTTATGCCTATACGCGCAAGTTCCGGGCCATATTCGATGAATTTCCGGAGGTGCGGGGCGTTATTTCTCAAACCGGTCGACCCAATGACGGAACTGACCCAACGGGCTTTTTTAATAATGAGTTTTTTGTCGATCTCTATCCAAAAGAAGATTGGAAACGGGATATTAGCAAAGATGAGTTAGTGGCCCAGATGCAACAGAAACTGGCCCGTTTTCGGGGCGTATCGTTCAATTTTTCGCAGCCCATTTCCGACAACGTTGAGGAAGCCGTTTCGGGGGTAAAAGGATCGATGGCGATCAAGATCATTGGGCAGGATTTGAACGTGCTGGATAAGGAAGCTACGAAGGTATTCAACGTCATGAAGAATGTGCCGGGCGTGAGTGACCTCGGTGTGTTTCGAAATCTGGGTCAGCCGGAGTTTCGGATTCAGCTTGATCCGCAGAAGCTTGCCCGCTACAATGTGCCAACGGATGTGGCGCAGTCGGTCATTGAAACGGCCATCGGTGGAAAAACGGTTACGCAGTTTTACGAGGGCGAACGCCGGTTCGATATCAAGGTGCGCTACGACGAACGGTTCCGGTACTCACCTGATTTGATCGAGAATTTGATGGTTCCGACCCGTTCAGGCTCCAAAATTCCACTCAAAGAACTGGCCGATATTGGCACCCGCTCTGGTCCGGCGTTCGTATACCGGGAGAACAACGCCCGGTTTATTGCCATCAAGTTCTCGGTGCGTGACCGTGACCTGGGCAGCACCATTGCCGATGCGCAACAGCGGGTAAAACAGCAGGTGAAGCTGCCCGATGGCTTTCAGATGCGCTGGGCGGGTGAATTCGAAAACCAGACCCGCGCCGAGCGCCAGTTGTCTATCGTTGTACCCATCAGCATTACCATCATTTTCCTGATTCTGTTGTTTACGTTTGGCAGTGCGCTCGATGCGGCACTCATCATACTGAACGTACCCTTTGCTCTAATTGGGGGAATGCTGGCGCTCTGGTTGACGGGTATTAACTTTAGTATCTCCGCCGGGGTAGGGTTTATTTGTCTGTTTGGCGTGTCGGTGCAGGATGGCGTCATTCTTATCAACCGATTTAAAGAAAACCTCCACAACAAACTGCCCATCAGTGAGGCTATCCGTGAGGGGGCCCTGACAAGGGTACGTCCCGTTGTGATGACGGCCCTGATGGCTTCTCTCGGCCTATTACCCGCAGCTCTTTCTACCGGCATTGGCTCCGAAACACAGAAACCGCTGGCTACGGTCATGATTGGCGGCCTGATGACGTGTACGGTGCTGTCATTATTGATCCTTCCTGTCACGTACGAGCTTATTCACAGCCGTAGGGCGCGCAAAGAACTGGCTCGAAAAGAAGCAAAAACGGTTGACATGCCGCACCATTCTTGA